In a single window of the Delftia tsuruhatensis genome:
- a CDS encoding chorismate mutase: MSTDKARRAIDLVQHCTDMQDVRRNVDALDDVLVPLLVTRMGYMRQAARIKADASQVRDEGRIEAIVARVRERAAAEGGQSDMMEAVYRHLMEECIAYEHREFARLREGGSGD, translated from the coding sequence ATGAGCACGGACAAGGCCCGACGCGCCATCGACCTGGTGCAGCACTGCACGGACATGCAGGACGTGCGCCGCAACGTCGATGCGCTGGACGATGTGCTGGTGCCGCTGCTGGTCACGCGCATGGGCTACATGCGCCAGGCCGCGCGCATCAAGGCCGACGCTTCCCAGGTGCGCGACGAGGGCCGCATCGAGGCCATCGTGGCCCGCGTGCGCGAGCGCGCGGCCGCCGAGGGCGGCCAGAGCGACATGATGGAGGCGGTCTACCGCCACCTCATGGAGGAATGCATCGCCTACGAGCACCGCGAGTTCGCGCGGCTGCGCGAGGGCGGCTCCGGAGACTGA
- the trpE gene encoding anthranilate synthase component I, with the protein MITELEFKSLAAQGYNRIPLMVEAFADLETPLSLYLKLAHAGGDGKHSFLLESVVGGERFGRYSFIGLPARTLLRASGFGDAACTEVVTDGQVVETAKGNPLDFIAAYQKRFKVALRPGLPRFCGGLAGYFGYDAVRYIEKKLEDSCPPDTLNCPDILLLQCEEVAVIDNLSGKLYLIVYANPGEAEAYTRAKKRLRQLKEQLRYSVSAPQIKAGENHPAQRSFAKDDYLAAVEKAKELIAAGDFMQVQVGQRIHKRYTASPLSLYRALRSLNPSPYMYYYHLGDFHVVGASPEILVRQENTDEGRKVTIRPLAGTRPRGATPEADKAIEKELVADPKERAEHVMLIDLARNDIGRIARTGSVKVTEAFAVERYSHVMHIVSNVEGLLREGMDSMDVFKATFPAGTLTGAPKVHAMEIIDQLEPTKRGIYGGACGYLSFAGDMDLAIAIRTGVIKDGTLYVQAAAGVVADSVPEMEWKETEHKARALLRAAELVEEGLE; encoded by the coding sequence GTGATCACCGAACTCGAATTCAAGAGCCTTGCTGCGCAGGGCTACAACCGCATCCCTCTGATGGTCGAGGCGTTTGCGGACCTCGAAACCCCCCTGTCCCTCTACCTCAAGCTGGCCCATGCGGGCGGTGACGGCAAGCACAGCTTTTTGCTGGAGTCCGTGGTGGGCGGCGAGCGCTTCGGGCGCTACAGCTTCATCGGCCTGCCTGCACGCACGCTGCTGCGCGCCAGCGGCTTCGGCGATGCGGCATGCACCGAGGTGGTGACCGATGGCCAGGTGGTGGAGACGGCCAAGGGCAATCCGCTGGATTTCATCGCTGCCTACCAGAAGCGCTTCAAGGTGGCGCTGCGTCCGGGCCTGCCGCGCTTTTGCGGCGGCCTGGCCGGCTACTTCGGCTATGACGCCGTGCGCTACATCGAGAAGAAGCTCGAGGATTCCTGCCCGCCCGACACGCTGAACTGCCCCGACATCCTGCTGCTGCAGTGCGAGGAAGTCGCCGTGATCGACAACCTGTCGGGCAAGCTGTACCTGATCGTGTATGCCAACCCCGGCGAGGCCGAGGCCTATACGCGCGCCAAGAAGCGGTTGCGCCAGCTCAAGGAGCAGCTGCGCTACTCGGTCAGCGCGCCGCAGATCAAGGCGGGCGAGAACCATCCGGCGCAGCGCAGCTTCGCCAAGGACGACTATCTGGCGGCCGTGGAAAAGGCCAAGGAGCTGATCGCCGCGGGCGACTTCATGCAGGTGCAGGTGGGCCAGCGCATCCACAAGCGCTACACGGCCAGCCCCCTGAGCCTGTACCGCGCGCTGCGCTCGCTCAACCCCAGCCCCTACATGTACTACTACCACCTGGGCGATTTCCACGTGGTGGGCGCCAGCCCCGAGATCCTGGTGCGCCAGGAGAACACGGACGAGGGCCGCAAGGTCACCATTCGCCCGCTGGCCGGCACGCGTCCGCGCGGCGCCACGCCCGAGGCCGACAAGGCGATCGAGAAGGAACTGGTGGCCGATCCCAAGGAGCGTGCCGAGCACGTGATGCTGATCGACCTGGCACGCAACGACATCGGCCGCATCGCCCGCACCGGCAGCGTCAAGGTCACCGAGGCCTTCGCGGTGGAGCGCTACAGCCATGTCATGCACATCGTCAGCAATGTCGAGGGCCTCCTGCGCGAGGGCATGGACAGCATGGACGTGTTCAAGGCCACCTTCCCGGCCGGCACGCTGACGGGCGCGCCCAAGGTGCATGCCATGGAGATCATCGACCAGCTGGAGCCCACCAAGCGCGGCATCTACGGCGGTGCCTGCGGCTACCTGAGCTTTGCGGGCGACATGGATCTGGCCATCGCCATCCGCACGGGTGTGATCAAGGACGGCACGCTCTACGTGCAGGCGGCTGCCGGCGTGGTCGCCGATTCGGTGCCGGAGATGGAATGGAAGGAAACGGAGCACAAGGCACGTGCGCTGCTGCGCGCGGCCGAGCTGGTGGAGGAAGGACTGGAATGA
- a CDS encoding CBASS cGAMP-activated phospholipase, which produces MDFDVPPLSSAVRQGLRRRRVILSLSGGGYRGLFSAHVLERIHREFGNGGLQEKVDLFAGTSIGGIIATALASGCPPARTKQLLLDHGPAIFPAKWLPGLRQAMGKALYDSAPLRAAIKEAMPQAEQSALGQLQVPLLLPAVNWNSSQLHMLASGAMPDRDRLGLTLMDAMLATSAAPTYFPAHAAAGHVFVDGGLAANAPDLLALQAARQLWGPAADIVMISIGTANPQQGQDPVAMPRRGLTLVKPLLDLVMATQEVQAVNAARQELGTSSYLRLNFTQPAAQQKRLGLDIANADSTRLLQALGDECIAALTEQEKALLKNVLG; this is translated from the coding sequence ATGGACTTCGACGTACCGCCCCTGTCCAGCGCGGTGCGCCAGGGCCTGCGCAGGCGCCGGGTCATCCTGAGCCTGTCGGGCGGCGGCTATCGCGGCCTCTTCAGCGCCCATGTGCTGGAGCGCATCCACCGCGAATTCGGCAACGGCGGCCTGCAGGAGAAAGTGGACCTGTTCGCCGGCACCTCCATCGGCGGAATCATCGCCACCGCACTGGCCAGCGGCTGCCCGCCCGCGCGCACCAAGCAGCTGCTGCTGGACCATGGCCCCGCCATTTTTCCGGCCAAATGGCTGCCCGGCCTGCGCCAGGCCATGGGCAAGGCGCTCTATGACAGCGCCCCGCTGCGCGCAGCGATCAAGGAGGCCATGCCGCAAGCGGAGCAGTCCGCCCTGGGGCAACTGCAGGTGCCGCTGCTGCTGCCCGCCGTGAACTGGAACTCCTCCCAACTGCATATGCTGGCCAGCGGCGCGATGCCCGACAGGGACCGGCTGGGCCTGACGCTGATGGACGCCATGCTGGCCACATCGGCCGCACCCACCTACTTCCCCGCGCACGCCGCAGCAGGCCATGTCTTCGTGGACGGCGGACTCGCCGCCAACGCGCCCGACCTGCTGGCCCTGCAGGCCGCCCGCCAGCTCTGGGGGCCGGCGGCCGACATCGTGATGATCAGCATAGGCACCGCCAACCCCCAGCAGGGCCAGGACCCCGTGGCCATGCCCCGGCGCGGACTGACCCTGGTCAAGCCCCTGCTGGATCTGGTCATGGCCACCCAGGAAGTCCAGGCCGTGAACGCGGCCCGCCAGGAACTGGGCACCAGCAGCTACCTGCGCCTGAACTTCACGCAGCCCGCAGCCCAGCAAAAGCGCCTGGGCCTGGACATCGCCAACGCCGACAGCACCCGGCTGCTGCAGGCCCTGGGCGACGAATGCATCGCCGCCCTCACGGAGCAGGAAAAGGCGCTGCTGAAGAACGTCCTGGGCTGA